The genomic DNA GTCGGTCAGGGGGGCCGACAGGATCAGGTGCCGTTCTCCACCCCCCGAACCGGTGGCGGCCCAGGGCTTCTCCGGCAGGACCGCCTCAGTCTCGGGGAGGACGACCGGCTCCATCATCTGGCCGAGGATCCCGTCCCCGAGGATCATCACCGGGTTGCGGTACTTGTCGGCCAGCTCATAGGCCAGCGCGGCCAGGCCGGCCATCTCCTGGACCGAAGCCGGGCCGAGGACGATCAGGTGGTAGTCGCCGTGCCCCCCACCCTTGGTCGCCTGCATGTAGTCGGACTGGGCTGGGGTGATCCGGCCGAGGCCGGGGCTCCCCCGGGTGATGTTGACCACCAGTCCCGGGAGCTCCGACGAGGCCATGAAGGACAGGCCTTCCTGCATCAGGCTGATCCCCGGGCTGGACGAGGAGACCATCCCCCGCCGGCCCGAGGCGGTCACCCCGTAGAGCATGTTGATCGCCCCGAGCTCGCTCTCGCTCTGCAGGAAGACGCCGCCGACCTCCGGAAGGCGGGTGGCCATGTATTCGAGGATCTCGTTCTGCGGGGTGATCGGGTAGCCGAAGTAGAATCGGCAACCGGCCCGGACGGCCGCTTCGGCCAAGGCTTCGTTGCCTTTCATCAGGACGCGTTCCAATTCAGCTCAGCGCCTCCCATGGGTGAGTGTCTATGGGTGTACCGGGGTGCCCTCGAGCCGGGTGGCCCGGCGGTAGGTTGAATCAGCGAGAGAGCCAGCCGAAAAGGCCGTGGGTGATCGTCTCCCGGTTCAGTTCGGCCAGGGCCCTGGTCAGCGGGAGCTGCTTCGGGCAGGCCCGCTCGCAGTTCTGGGCCTTGCCGCAATCGG from Bacillota bacterium includes the following:
- a CDS encoding 3-methyl-2-oxobutanoate dehydrogenase subunit beta is translated as MERVLMKGNEALAEAAVRAGCRFYFGYPITPQNEILEYMATRLPEVGGVFLQSESELGAINMLYGVTASGRRGMVSSSSPGISLMQEGLSFMASSELPGLVVNITRGSPGLGRITPAQSDYMQATKGGGHGDYHLIVLGPASVQEMAGLAALAYELADKYRNPVMILGDGILGQMMEPVVLPETEAVLPEKPWAATGSGGGERHLILSAPLTD